In Pseudomonas sp. GCEP-101, one DNA window encodes the following:
- a CDS encoding glycosyltransferase family 4 protein, translating into MTLAFVLYKYFPFGGLQRDFMRIALECQQRGHAIRVYTPIWEGDIPPGFDVRVAPVKSLFNHRRNEKFSAWLAADLARSPVDRVIGFNKMPGLDVYYAADGCFEDKAQTLRHSFYRRWGRYKHFADYERAVFAPESKTEILMISEVQQPLFIKHYRTPESRFHLLPPGIAQDRRAPANAAEIRAEFRREFKLADDDLLLVQIGSGFKTKGLDRSLKALAALPRSLRKRTRLIAIGQDDPKPFLLQVKALGLSDNVQILKGRSDIPRFLLGADLLIHPAYNENTGTVLLEALVAGLPVLVTDVCGYAHYIDEANAGRVVPSPFEQERLNGMLQQMLEDDAARAVWGRNGLAFADTADLYSMPQHAADLILQERK; encoded by the coding sequence ATGACCCTGGCTTTCGTCCTCTACAAATACTTCCCCTTTGGCGGGCTGCAACGCGATTTCATGCGCATCGCGCTGGAGTGCCAGCAGCGCGGCCACGCCATCCGCGTCTACACCCCGATCTGGGAAGGCGACATACCGCCCGGCTTCGACGTGCGCGTGGCGCCGGTGAAATCGCTGTTCAACCACCGCCGCAACGAGAAGTTCAGCGCCTGGCTGGCCGCCGACCTCGCGCGCTCGCCGGTGGACCGGGTGATCGGTTTCAACAAGATGCCCGGCCTGGATGTCTATTACGCCGCCGACGGCTGCTTCGAGGACAAGGCGCAGACCCTGCGCCATTCGTTCTATCGCCGCTGGGGTCGTTACAAACACTTCGCCGACTACGAGCGCGCGGTGTTCGCGCCGGAGTCCAAAACCGAGATCCTGATGATCTCCGAAGTCCAGCAGCCGCTGTTCATCAAGCACTACCGCACGCCTGAATCCCGTTTCCACCTGTTGCCGCCGGGCATCGCCCAGGACCGCCGCGCGCCGGCCAACGCCGCCGAAATCCGCGCCGAGTTCCGCCGCGAGTTCAAGCTGGCGGACGACGACCTGTTGCTGGTGCAGATCGGCTCCGGCTTCAAGACCAAGGGCCTGGACCGCAGCCTCAAGGCACTGGCGGCGCTGCCGCGCTCCCTGCGCAAGCGCACCCGCCTGATCGCCATCGGCCAGGACGATCCCAAGCCCTTCCTGCTGCAGGTGAAGGCGCTGGGGTTGTCGGACAACGTGCAGATCCTCAAGGGGCGCAGCGATATTCCGCGCTTCCTGCTCGGCGCCGACCTGCTGATCCACCCGGCCTACAACGAGAACACCGGCACCGTGCTGCTCGAAGCGCTGGTGGCGGGCCTGCCGGTGCTGGTCACCGACGTGTGCGGCTACGCCCACTACATCGACGAGGCGAACGCCGGCCGCGTGGTGCCGTCGCCCTTCGAGCAGGAACGCCTGAACGGCATGCTCCAGCAGATGCTGGAAGATGACGCGGCGCGGGCGGTGTGGGGGCGCAACGGCCTGGCCTTCGCCGACACCGCGGACCTGTACAGCATGCCGCAGCACGCCGCCGACCTGATCCTGCAGGAGCGCAAATGA